The proteins below are encoded in one region of Planctomycetia bacterium:
- the fkpA gene encoding peptidyl-prolyl cis-trans isomerase: protein MRSFTLLALFLTCTLFQESAVPADQPAAEVAHPKLPAGAGLIDADAPKTFTKTASGLQYRVLRKGKGANPKASDTVKVNYHGWLDNGTTFDSSYERKEPISFPLNGVIRGWTEGMQLVGEGGMIELVIPSDLGYGDRGTPGGPIPPKATLHFLVELIDVR from the coding sequence ATGCGTTCGTTCACGCTGCTTGCCCTGTTCCTCACCTGCACCCTGTTCCAGGAGTCCGCCGTGCCCGCCGACCAGCCCGCCGCCGAAGTCGCCCACCCGAAGCTCCCCGCCGGCGCCGGCCTGATCGACGCCGACGCCCCCAAGACGTTCACGAAGACCGCCTCCGGGCTGCAGTACCGGGTGCTCCGCAAGGGGAAGGGCGCGAACCCGAAGGCCAGCGACACCGTGAAGGTCAACTACCACGGCTGGCTCGACAACGGCACGACGTTCGACAGTTCCTACGAACGCAAGGAGCCGATCTCGTTCCCGCTCAACGGGGTGATCAGGGGCTGGACGGAGGGGATGCAGCTCGTCGGCGAGGGAGGGATGATCGAGCTCGTCATCCCCAGCGACCTCGGCTACGGCGACCGCGGCACCCCCGGCGGCCCGATTCCCCCCAAGGCCACGCTCCACTTTCTCGTCGAACTGATCGACGTCAGGTAG
- the pepP gene encoding Xaa-Pro aminopeptidase has translation MRHAPIDPALFTAQRRRLADLLPDNSLAIVHAADVLPATGDGTLPLHPAADLFWLTGVEQEESVLVLAPDAVDPGSREMLFVRRPDEHLATWEGEKLSADAARSVSGVAKVRWLADLPGALHQLMCQAETVFLVANEHERAAIDVDSRDLRMARQLQARYPLHRYARLAPLLRRLRAVKAEGEVAVIRQAIDITAAGLRRLAAALRPGVMEHELEAELLHEFTRRRARMAYEPIIAAGENACVLHYTANDKVCADGDLVLVDVGASYANYCADLTRTYPVGGRFSPRQRAVYDAVLRVLRHSIARATVGTGLRDWKRAAQREMAEELVGLGILDPADAARDSADEPACRRFFMHGLGHSLGLGVHDLAPQDGPLAPGWVLTVEPGIYIPEERIGIRLENDILITADGPVDLCSHVPLEAEEIESLVGTGG, from the coding sequence ATGCGCCACGCCCCGATCGATCCCGCCCTGTTCACGGCCCAGCGCCGCCGGCTCGCGGACCTCCTCCCGGACAACAGCCTGGCGATCGTCCATGCAGCCGACGTGCTCCCCGCCACCGGCGACGGCACGCTCCCGCTGCACCCGGCGGCCGACCTGTTCTGGCTCACCGGCGTCGAGCAGGAGGAGAGCGTGCTCGTGCTCGCCCCCGACGCGGTCGACCCCGGCAGCCGCGAGATGCTCTTCGTCCGCCGCCCCGACGAGCACCTCGCCACCTGGGAGGGAGAAAAACTCTCGGCGGATGCGGCCCGGTCGGTGAGCGGCGTGGCCAAGGTCCGCTGGCTCGCCGACCTGCCCGGGGCGCTGCACCAGCTCATGTGCCAGGCGGAGACGGTGTTTCTCGTCGCCAACGAGCACGAGCGGGCGGCGATCGACGTCGATTCCCGCGACCTGCGCATGGCCCGGCAGCTCCAGGCCCGTTATCCGCTCCACCGCTACGCCCGCCTCGCGCCGCTGTTGCGCCGCCTGCGGGCGGTGAAGGCCGAGGGGGAAGTCGCGGTCATCCGCCAGGCCATCGACATCACCGCCGCCGGGCTGCGCCGGCTGGCCGCCGCCCTGCGGCCGGGCGTGATGGAGCACGAGCTCGAGGCCGAACTGCTCCACGAGTTCACCCGGCGCCGGGCCCGGATGGCCTACGAGCCGATCATCGCCGCGGGAGAAAATGCCTGCGTTCTCCACTACACCGCCAACGACAAGGTCTGCGCGGACGGCGACCTCGTCCTCGTGGACGTTGGCGCCTCCTACGCCAACTACTGCGCCGACCTGACCCGCACCTATCCGGTCGGCGGCCGGTTCTCGCCCCGGCAGCGGGCCGTCTACGACGCGGTCCTGCGCGTGCTGCGGCACTCGATCGCCCGGGCGACGGTCGGCACCGGGCTCCGCGACTGGAAGCGGGCGGCGCAGCGCGAGATGGCCGAGGAGCTCGTCGGCCTCGGCATCCTCGACCCGGCCGACGCGGCCCGCGACTCGGCCGACGAGCCGGCCTGCCGCCGGTTCTTCATGCACGGCCTCGGGCACTCGCTCGGGCTCGGCGTCCATGACCTCGCCCCGCAGGATGGCCCGTTGGCCCCGGGCTGGGTGCTGACCGTCGAGCCGGGGATCTACATTCCCGAGGAGCGGATCGGCATCCGGCTGGAGAACGACATCCTGATCACGGCCGACGGTCCGGTCGATCTCTGCAGCCACGTGCCGCTGGAGGCGGAGGAGATCGAGTCGCTGGTGGGCACCGGCGGTTGA
- a CDS encoding aspartate aminotransferase translates to MNPFPLAPAAPVDPAFADCPDRRGTGSEKWDRWAGRDVLPVWVADMDFRAPDEILAAIRDRVAHGVFGYTHAPPGFAPALAAHLGRLHGWEVDPDLVVATPGVVTGLAIAARLLSAPDDEILTFTPVYPPFLTLPGLAGRRVVRVPLAQGTDRWSIDHDALATAISPRTKLLWLCHPHNPTGTVFSRSDLLAIADVAVRHGLTVVSDEIWADLVLDDDVRHVPFASLDHPAARGAITLTAPSKTWNLAGLGCAAAIVPDPRLRKQWRMAGGGLVPMVSPLGYAAAEAAWRHGDDWRRRLLVVLRQHRELVQRALAAIPGLSCVPARATYLAWIDCRGTGVADPQAACEAAGLGPSDGRDFGAAGFVRLNTACPTPRLEEALRRLARACAADRPPA, encoded by the coding sequence ATGAACCCTTTTCCGCTCGCGCCCGCAGCCCCCGTCGATCCAGCGTTCGCTGACTGTCCCGACCGGCGCGGCACCGGCTCCGAGAAGTGGGACCGCTGGGCGGGCCGCGACGTCCTGCCGGTATGGGTGGCCGACATGGACTTTCGCGCGCCGGACGAAATCCTGGCGGCGATCCGCGACCGCGTCGCGCATGGAGTCTTCGGCTACACGCACGCCCCGCCCGGGTTCGCGCCGGCGCTCGCCGCGCACCTCGGCCGGCTCCACGGCTGGGAGGTCGATCCCGACCTCGTCGTGGCCACGCCCGGCGTGGTCACCGGACTGGCGATCGCCGCCCGGCTGCTGTCCGCGCCGGACGACGAGATCCTCACCTTCACGCCGGTCTATCCGCCGTTCCTCACGCTGCCGGGCCTGGCCGGCCGTCGGGTGGTGCGCGTGCCGCTCGCGCAAGGCACCGACCGCTGGTCGATCGACCACGATGCCCTCGCCACCGCCATCTCGCCGCGCACGAAACTCCTCTGGCTCTGCCATCCGCACAACCCGACCGGCACGGTGTTCTCGCGTTCCGACCTGCTGGCGATCGCCGACGTCGCCGTGCGGCACGGCCTGACGGTCGTGAGCGACGAGATCTGGGCCGACCTCGTCCTCGACGACGACGTCCGGCACGTGCCGTTCGCGAGCCTCGACCATCCGGCCGCGCGCGGGGCGATCACGCTCACCGCGCCGTCGAAAACCTGGAACCTCGCCGGCCTCGGCTGCGCGGCGGCGATCGTTCCCGACCCGCGGCTGCGCAAGCAGTGGCGCATGGCCGGGGGCGGGCTCGTGCCGATGGTCAGTCCGCTCGGCTACGCCGCGGCCGAGGCGGCCTGGCGGCACGGCGACGACTGGCGGCGCCGGCTGCTCGTCGTCCTCCGGCAGCACCGTGAACTCGTGCAGCGGGCGCTGGCCGCGATCCCCGGCCTGTCGTGCGTGCCGGCACGGGCCACGTACCTCGCCTGGATCGACTGCCGAGGCACGGGTGTCGCCGATCCGCAGGCGGCCTGCGAGGCGGCCGGGCTCGGCCCTTCCGACGGCCGCGACTTCGGCGCGGCGGGGTTCGTCCGACTCAACACCGCCTGTCCCACGCCCCGGCTCGAGGAGGCGCTTCGCCGCCTGGCCCGGGCCTGCGCCGCGGACCGCCCCCCCGCGTGA
- a CDS encoding glycosyl hydrolase, whose translation MPLPRLFTFFSFVLLVAASAGAAEVAEPPAPLKRLLLVSVTRGFRHASIPVAEAALEELGRGSGRFHLDFLRGAVEKGKEPDDEMKARFTRAFAPESLATFDGVIFASTTGELPIPDVAGFLDWIRSGKAFIGFHAASDTLKSSDAYCEMIGGHFDGHPWNAPQEHGFVVHEPGHPVARMFPARFMFRDEIYRYDKRFRPENLRVLISIDMPASQPQEPYNVPVSWIRDFGKGRVFYTNFGHNDATWSDPAVRDHVLQGVGWALGRFDAPATPNPQVQAAAGVLSAIPAAAAASGRPAAELRARAEAKIAKDAAWADGLRPLLVDLRFGDRAKSLAALVAEIDTP comes from the coding sequence ATGCCCCTGCCACGCCTGTTCACCTTCTTCTCGTTCGTGCTGCTGGTCGCTGCGAGTGCCGGCGCCGCGGAGGTGGCCGAACCACCGGCGCCGCTCAAACGCCTGCTCCTCGTTTCGGTGACGCGGGGCTTTCGGCATGCCTCCATCCCCGTCGCCGAGGCGGCCCTCGAGGAGCTTGGCCGCGGCAGCGGCCGGTTTCATCTCGACTTTCTGCGCGGCGCGGTCGAGAAGGGGAAGGAGCCCGACGACGAGATGAAGGCCCGGTTCACCCGGGCCTTCGCCCCTGAGTCGCTCGCCACGTTCGACGGCGTGATCTTCGCGAGCACGACGGGCGAGCTGCCGATCCCCGACGTGGCCGGGTTTCTCGACTGGATCAGGTCGGGCAAGGCGTTCATCGGCTTCCACGCCGCGAGCGACACGCTGAAGAGTTCCGATGCTTATTGCGAGATGATCGGCGGCCACTTCGACGGCCATCCATGGAACGCGCCCCAGGAGCACGGCTTCGTCGTCCACGAGCCGGGGCACCCCGTGGCGCGGATGTTTCCGGCGCGGTTCATGTTCCGGGACGAGATCTACCGGTACGACAAGCGCTTCCGGCCGGAGAACCTCCGCGTCCTGATCAGCATCGACATGCCGGCGAGCCAGCCACAGGAGCCGTACAACGTGCCGGTCTCCTGGATCCGCGACTTCGGCAAGGGCCGCGTCTTCTACACGAACTTCGGCCACAACGACGCGACGTGGAGCGATCCGGCGGTCCGCGACCACGTGCTCCAGGGGGTCGGCTGGGCCCTCGGCCGGTTCGACGCTCCGGCGACGCCGAATCCCCAGGTCCAGGCGGCTGCCGGGGTGCTGAGTGCCATTCCCGCCGCGGCGGCCGCCAGCGGCCGGCCAGCCGCGGAGCTCCGCGCCAGGGCGGAGGCGAAGATCGCCAAGGACGCCGCCTGGGCGGATGGCCTGCGGCCGCTGCTCGTCGACCTCCGGTTCGGCGACCGGGCGAAGTCGCTCGCGGCGCTCGTGGCCGAGATCGACACACCATGA